One region of Peribacillus simplex genomic DNA includes:
- a CDS encoding 5-methyltetrahydropteroyltriglutamate--homocysteine S-methyltransferase, with product MSITLTKAPFRADHVGSLLRPERLHIARKQFKEGTISAERLREVETEEINRIVEKQIEVGLEAVTDGEFRRTWWHFDFLEHLNGIEGYVTEKGLTFDGVETERYNVRNTGKVSFNPEHPFIRDFIELNKIVNGRAVAKQTIPSPNQLFAVGIHNKDIYPDIEDYANDIIKAYQHALKAFYEAGVRYLQLDDVYIARLSAPDFQFKDGKYTREQLIDLALRVINGALEGKPEDLVVTTHLCRGNYQSTWAFEGSYARIAPTLLAKETVDGFFLEYDDQRSGDFKPLEYIPNGGARVVLGVVTSKNGEIEDKEAVKARIEEASHFVPLEQLCLSPQCGFASTHHGNKLTEEQQWEKLKFVVDVAKEVWK from the coding sequence ATGTCAATCACATTAACGAAGGCACCATTCAGGGCCGATCACGTCGGAAGTTTATTAAGACCAGAACGTTTACATATTGCCAGAAAGCAATTTAAGGAAGGTACCATTTCAGCAGAGCGGCTTCGTGAAGTTGAAACCGAAGAAATCAATCGGATTGTCGAAAAACAAATTGAAGTTGGATTGGAGGCCGTGACGGATGGTGAGTTCAGACGAACATGGTGGCACTTTGACTTCCTCGAACATTTAAATGGCATCGAGGGATATGTGACTGAAAAAGGTCTCACATTCGATGGTGTGGAAACAGAGAGATATAACGTTCGCAATACCGGGAAGGTTTCATTCAATCCTGAACATCCCTTCATTCGCGATTTCATTGAATTGAACAAAATCGTGAACGGACGCGCCGTTGCCAAGCAAACCATTCCCAGTCCGAATCAATTATTTGCTGTAGGCATTCATAATAAAGACATCTACCCTGATATTGAAGACTATGCTAATGATATCATCAAAGCGTATCAGCATGCTTTGAAGGCTTTTTATGAAGCAGGTGTACGTTATCTTCAATTGGATGATGTATATATTGCCAGACTTTCAGCTCCGGATTTCCAGTTCAAAGATGGAAAATATACGAGGGAACAGTTAATCGATCTTGCACTTCGCGTAATTAATGGCGCATTGGAAGGCAAACCAGAAGACCTTGTCGTCACTACACACCTATGTCGTGGGAACTATCAGTCGACTTGGGCGTTTGAAGGAAGCTATGCCCGTATCGCCCCAACTTTATTGGCAAAAGAAACAGTGGATGGATTTTTCTTGGAATATGATGATCAACGCTCAGGAGATTTCAAGCCATTGGAATACATTCCAAATGGCGGTGCACGGGTCGTACTGGGTGTCGTCACTTCAAAAAATGGAGAAATCGAAGACAAGGAAGCTGTTAAGGCACGCATTGAAGAAGCCTCGCACTTCGTTCCTCTCGAACAATTATGCTTAAGTCCGCAATGCGGCTTCGCCTCCACCCATCACGGCAACAAGCTGACCGAAGAACAGCAATGGGAAAAGCTGAAATTCGTCGTTGATGTAGCAAAAGAAGTATGGAAATGA
- a CDS encoding ArsR/SmtB family transcription factor, translated as MKTIEIFKALSNESRLQILQWLKAPELHFTPHEGIDMKETGVCVSQITEKLNMTQSTASQYLSMLLRAGLIKTERIGKFTYYKRDEEAISKITDFLKEEV; from the coding sequence ATGAAAACAATCGAGATATTTAAAGCATTATCCAATGAATCCAGGTTGCAAATCTTACAATGGCTCAAGGCGCCTGAACTCCACTTCACCCCTCATGAGGGAATAGACATGAAGGAAACCGGCGTTTGCGTAAGTCAGATTACGGAAAAATTAAACATGACCCAGTCCACGGCCTCTCAATACCTCTCGATGCTTCTTAGAGCAGGATTGATTAAAACGGAGCGGATAGGAAAGTTTACGTATTACAAACGAGATGAAGAGGCGATCTCAAAAATTACTGATTTCTTGAAAGAAGAAGTATGA
- a CDS encoding glycerol-3-phosphate responsive antiterminator, whose translation MDQKILPASASMKDFERFLESSYEIGVFLDLHISQLKNVSMMAKQHNKKMIYHVDLIHGIRSDEYATEFICQEYNPYGLISTKSNVILKAKQKGVIAIQRIFLIDSHALEKSYKLVQKTKPDYIEVLPGAMPWMIKEVKERLQTPIFAGGLIRTSDEVLNALDAGASSITTSKTELWDIV comes from the coding sequence ATGGACCAGAAGATTTTGCCTGCTTCGGCAAGCATGAAGGATTTCGAAAGATTTTTAGAAAGTTCCTATGAAATTGGTGTGTTTCTTGATTTGCATATATCACAATTGAAAAATGTAAGTATGATGGCAAAGCAGCATAATAAAAAAATGATTTATCATGTCGATTTGATCCATGGCATAAGAAGTGATGAATATGCGACAGAATTCATTTGCCAGGAATATAATCCATATGGGTTGATATCGACTAAATCAAACGTCATTTTGAAAGCGAAGCAAAAAGGGGTCATTGCCATCCAGCGAATCTTTTTAATAGATTCACATGCTCTGGAGAAAAGTTATAAGCTGGTGCAGAAAACCAAGCCGGACTATATCGAAGTATTGCCAGGCGCTATGCCATGGATGATAAAAGAGGTGAAGGAACGATTGCAGACACCGATTTTTGCAGGCGGCCTCATACGTACTTCGGATGAAGTCCTGAACGCCCTTGATGCTGGAGCGTCGTCAATCACCACTTCCAAAACTGAATTATGGGATATCGTTTAA
- a CDS encoding MFS transporter: MLNTWKIYMLAIISFLVGTSEFIISGILDKIADSLGVTLAAAGQLITIFSLVYAIGTPILMALTASLDRRRLMLYSLGLFVVANLLAFLLPGFGPFLFARIIMALGAGLVVVTALNIAAKLAPPDKQASSIATVVMGFTASLIIGVPLGRIMTDAFGWKSVFGGIALFGLIAMIVLFFTIPPTKGDKPVPLLQQLALLKKRKVALGLSITFFWLGGYSIAYTYLSPYLLSVSGISDSLLSTALLIFGIASLIGSKFGGYSTDRWGVSFTLIGGMALHIMMIIMLSIVTNSLMGVLIILTLWSFAAWSSGPTQQYHLATLEPESSGVMLGLNQSMMQLAMAAGAGIGGVAVEQVSLASITWIDATGVVIAIVIVLVLSSSSSSSKIAQSIKS; the protein is encoded by the coding sequence TTGCTTAATACATGGAAAATTTACATGTTAGCGATTATCAGTTTTTTAGTAGGAACATCCGAATTCATCATATCCGGAATTTTGGATAAGATTGCGGATTCTCTTGGAGTGACCCTTGCTGCCGCAGGACAGCTCATTACAATTTTCTCCCTTGTCTACGCAATCGGTACACCCATTCTCATGGCTTTGACAGCAAGTTTAGACAGACGAAGATTAATGTTGTATTCCCTTGGACTATTCGTAGTGGCCAATCTGCTTGCCTTTCTATTACCAGGCTTTGGACCTTTTCTATTTGCACGCATAATCATGGCACTTGGTGCAGGATTGGTTGTAGTCACCGCACTGAATATTGCCGCTAAGCTTGCTCCGCCAGATAAACAAGCAAGTTCTATTGCGACAGTTGTCATGGGGTTTACAGCTTCCCTTATCATTGGCGTACCTCTTGGAAGAATCATGACAGATGCATTCGGGTGGAAATCCGTCTTTGGCGGAATCGCCCTATTCGGCCTGATTGCCATGATCGTTTTATTCTTTACCATTCCTCCTACCAAAGGGGATAAACCAGTACCACTTCTCCAGCAGCTGGCCCTTCTTAAAAAAAGGAAAGTTGCCCTTGGATTATCGATAACCTTCTTCTGGCTTGGCGGATACTCGATAGCTTATACCTATCTATCCCCTTACCTGCTATCCGTATCAGGGATAAGTGACTCTCTACTTAGCACGGCCTTGCTTATATTCGGTATCGCAAGCTTGATCGGATCAAAGTTTGGCGGTTATAGTACGGATCGATGGGGTGTATCATTTACACTAATTGGCGGTATGGCGCTGCATATTATGATGATCATCATGTTATCCATCGTTACGAATTCATTGATGGGCGTTTTGATAATCCTTACATTATGGTCGTTCGCAGCATGGTCATCAGGGCCGACACAGCAATATCATTTAGCGACCCTTGAACCTGAATCATCAGGAGTCATGCTCGGTCTGAATCAGTCGATGATGCAATTGGCCATGGCGGCAGGTGCTGGAATTGGCGGTGTTGCTGTAGAACAAGTATCCCTTGCTTCCATAACCTGGATCGATGCAACAGGGGTTGTCATTGCCATAGTCATAGTTCTGGTCCTTTCAAGTTCATCGTCAAGCAGTAAAATAGCACAATCCATAAAATCCTAG